From a single Acidobacteriota bacterium genomic region:
- the rpmA gene encoding 50S ribosomal protein L27 — protein MAHKKGVGSSRNGRDSNAQRLGLKKFGGEHVLGGNIIARQRGTKWKPGKNVGRGKDDTLFSLIEGFVKFEDKGRKGKFISVYMEGAAELAPKVAA, from the coding sequence ATGGCACATAAGAAAGGTGTAGGTTCATCACGTAACGGCCGCGATTCGAACGCGCAGCGGCTTGGCCTTAAGAAGTTTGGCGGCGAACACGTGCTCGGCGGTAACATCATTGCCCGCCAGCGTGGCACCAAATGGAAGCCCGGCAAAAACGTCGGCCGCGGAAAGGACGACACGCTTTTTTCGCTCATCGAAGGCTTTGTAAAGTTTGAGGACAAGGGCCGCAAGGGCAAGTTCATCAGCGTCTATATGGAAGGCGCGGCTGAGCTCGCTCCGAAGGTTGCTGCCTAA
- the rplU gene encoding 50S ribosomal protein L21 — translation MSFAIVKTGGKQFSVEAGQVLRVPTIDAEAGSTVSIPALVSGAGSDVKIGEGSIEATVVSHGRGEKIIVFKKKRRKQYKRKQGHRQGYTEIKIEKL, via the coding sequence ATGAGCTTTGCAATAGTTAAAACAGGCGGCAAGCAGTTTTCGGTCGAGGCAGGCCAAGTTCTTCGCGTGCCGACGATAGACGCTGAGGCCGGAAGCACGGTGTCGATTCCCGCTTTGGTCTCGGGAGCGGGTTCGGACGTTAAGATCGGCGAAGGCAGCATCGAAGCGACCGTCGTCAGCCACGGCCGCGGCGAGAAGATCATCGTTTTTAAGAAAAAGCGTCGCAAGCAGTACAAGCGTAAGCAAGGCCACAGGCAGGGTTATACCGAGATCAAGATCGAAAAGCTTTAA
- the hpt gene encoding hypoxanthine phosphoribosyltransferase translates to MSNESAKPAATEFSNPNLRVMFSADEIAAKITELGEQISADYAGKELILVGVLKGSCVFMADLMRAIDLPLSIDFMSVSSYKDGTVSSGDVEITKDLSNPIRGKDVLVVEDIVDTGLTLTRLLEILGSRGANSIRLATFLDKPEPRVKKELKIDYIGFTIPNEFVVGYGLDAAGRYRNLPFIGVVIDPSVI, encoded by the coding sequence ATGTCGAATGAAAGTGCGAAGCCCGCAGCCACAGAGTTTTCGAACCCGAACCTTCGCGTGATGTTCTCGGCCGACGAGATCGCGGCGAAAATAACCGAGCTCGGCGAGCAGATCTCGGCCGATTATGCCGGAAAGGAATTAATACTTGTCGGCGTGCTAAAGGGCTCGTGCGTCTTTATGGCAGACCTGATGCGGGCCATCGACCTGCCGCTCTCGATCGATTTTATGTCCGTTTCGAGCTATAAGGACGGGACGGTGTCGTCGGGCGATGTCGAGATCACAAAAGACCTGAGCAATCCGATCCGTGGGAAAGACGTTCTGGTGGTCGAAGATATTGTCGATACCGGCCTGACGCTAACACGGCTGCTTGAGATCCTGGGCTCGCGAGGAGCGAACTCGATCCGGCTCGCCACGTTTCTCGATAAACCGGAACCGCGGGTCAAGAAAGAGCTCAAGATCGACTATATCGGCTTTACGATACCGAACGAGTTCGTCGTCGGTTATGGACTGGACGCGGCGGGCCGATATCGCAATCTGCCGTTCATCGGCGTCGTTATCGACCCGTCCGTCATCTGA
- the rpiB gene encoding ribose 5-phosphate isomerase B — protein sequence MVRRVLDASGTAGVQTEVSYTAEPEHVLVNSLKPRQERSFERDESSKSLLTEDDIRGLVEGDRLRVSPGTKFTPLAADLIRERGIELVTKEPRTAKILVRSVALGADHGGFEYKEKIKEHLSGLGLAIRDFGTNSKEAVDYPDHAGAVAEAVSRGRAEVGIIVDGAGIGSAMTANKFPGVRAAACYSPALAANSREHNGANVLTLGSGQNTLEQVLSIVDTFLSTELSEERHKRRVAKIADIDRQYRR from the coding sequence ATGGTCCGCCGAGTGCTTGATGCATCCGGAACCGCCGGTGTGCAGACGGAGGTGTCTTACACTGCGGAGCCTGAGCATGTTCTGGTCAATTCGCTTAAGCCGCGGCAGGAGCGCTCTTTCGAAAGAGATGAATCCTCAAAATCTCTTTTGACCGAGGACGATATTCGCGGGCTTGTTGAAGGCGACCGTCTGCGGGTTTCGCCCGGGACGAAGTTTACGCCGTTGGCCGCCGACCTTATCCGCGAACGAGGGATCGAACTCGTAACCAAAGAGCCGAGAACAGCGAAGATTCTGGTTCGTTCCGTCGCGCTCGGAGCGGACCACGGCGGCTTTGAGTATAAGGAAAAAATAAAGGAGCATCTCTCCGGTCTTGGGCTCGCGATCCGCGATTTTGGTACGAACTCGAAAGAGGCCGTTGATTATCCCGACCACGCCGGAGCAGTTGCTGAGGCTGTAAGTCGCGGCCGGGCCGAGGTCGGCATCATCGTCGATGGAGCCGGGATCGGGAGTGCGATGACGGCGAATAAATTTCCCGGCGTGCGTGCGGCGGCGTGTTATTCGCCCGCTCTCGCAGCCAATTCACGCGAGCACAACGGGGCGAACGTGCTTACGCTCGGCAGCGGGCAGAACACGCTTGAGCAGGTGCTTTCGATCGTCGATACTTTTCTCTCGACGGAGCTAAGCGAGGAGCGGCACAAGCGGCGGGTGGCGAAGATCGCAGATATCGACCGGCAGTACCGGCGGTAA
- the deoC gene encoding deoxyribose-phosphate aldolase — translation MSQEANYERLIEQITDLVIAKLDVGHEAGSFCRADVARIVDAGASRIGIVLGETATAHDWASLIDHTLLKPEASDADIRRLCEEAAKYGFASVCVNPAWVKTSAEILRGTAIPVCTVIGFPLGATLPDVKAFEARRVIFNGAREVDMVINIGALKSGDDCAVEDDIRAVASAAHENGVLCKVIIETALLTDEEKVRACLAAKNAGADFVKTSTGFAKGGATVDDVALMRRTVGSGLGVKASGGVKGIEDAKAMVAAGATRIGASVGVKIAQEADGVKSSTLTTSAY, via the coding sequence ATGTCTCAGGAAGCAAATTACGAAAGGCTGATCGAGCAGATCACTGACCTCGTCATCGCCAAGCTTGATGTCGGCCACGAAGCGGGCAGTTTTTGCCGTGCCGATGTTGCGCGCATCGTTGATGCCGGAGCCTCGCGGATCGGCATCGTGCTCGGCGAAACCGCGACCGCCCACGACTGGGCGAGCCTGATCGACCACACCCTGCTCAAGCCCGAGGCGAGCGATGCGGATATTCGCCGGCTCTGCGAGGAAGCGGCAAAGTATGGCTTTGCGTCCGTGTGTGTCAATCCGGCCTGGGTTAAGACGTCTGCCGAGATCCTCAGGGGTACGGCCATTCCGGTTTGCACCGTGATCGGCTTTCCGCTCGGGGCGACGCTGCCGGATGTGAAGGCTTTCGAGGCTCGCCGTGTGATCTTCAATGGTGCTCGCGAGGTCGATATGGTCATCAACATCGGCGCGCTCAAATCGGGCGACGACTGCGCGGTCGAGGACGACATCCGGGCCGTCGCATCGGCCGCTCATGAGAATGGCGTGCTCTGCAAGGTGATCATCGAGACGGCCCTGCTCACGGACGAAGAGAAGGTCCGAGCCTGCCTTGCGGCAAAAAATGCGGGTGCGGATTTCGTAAAGACCTCGACCGGATTTGCTAAAGGCGGAGCGACGGTTGACGACGTTGCCCTGATGAGGCGAACGGTCGGTTCCGGACTCGGCGTAAAAGCCTCCGGCGGCGTTAAAGGGATAGAGGACGCTAAGGCGATGGTCGCCGCCGGTGCAACGCGGATCGGTGCGAGCGTCGGCGTAAAGATCGCCCAGGAAGCCGACGGCGTGAAAAGCTCGACCCTGACAACCTCAGCGTATTAG
- a CDS encoding TonB family protein, whose translation MIAVSATEGLAQTPQLSLADLMIGLRSQKVPLEDRNRILAAAVAERGITFVYTEQIATELKATGASPELIEAIRAKSEEQLKPKPVPTPTPPDYTFYQRRAIENSAKGEYVVALADFDKAAEMKTDDPTIFIGRGRTHFNLKNFDRSVSDFNRVIELSPSDSSAYFNRASAFERLGDLPKAILDFSKALELDPENSAARAGLARSVAALASNKPEEPKQAAQPVEAAEEPKKAEPVAEAKPQPEQAQPPVEEPVQRPEFINVGVLSNANSIRMSMPIYSQIARRSNIEGRVVVEVEIDENGEVISAKAVSGHQMLRDSAEDAARKSRFRPFEFDGTPIKAKGSINYNFSLKGSE comes from the coding sequence ATGATCGCTGTTTCAGCGACCGAAGGGCTTGCCCAAACGCCGCAGCTTAGCCTCGCAGATCTCATGATCGGACTGCGGTCGCAGAAGGTCCCGCTCGAGGACCGGAACCGCATTCTCGCCGCTGCGGTCGCCGAGAGGGGCATCACGTTCGTTTACACCGAACAGATCGCCACCGAGCTTAAGGCGACCGGTGCGAGCCCCGAATTGATCGAAGCAATTCGGGCAAAAAGCGAAGAGCAGCTCAAGCCGAAACCGGTGCCGACTCCGACGCCGCCCGACTACACCTTTTATCAGCGACGAGCGATCGAGAACTCGGCAAAGGGCGAATACGTTGTTGCCCTCGCCGACTTCGACAAGGCTGCCGAAATGAAAACGGACGACCCGACGATCTTCATCGGCCGCGGCCGGACGCATTTCAATCTCAAAAACTTTGACCGCTCGGTCTCTGATTTCAATCGCGTTATCGAATTGAGCCCGAGCGACTCATCTGCCTACTTCAACCGGGCGAGTGCGTTCGAAAGGCTCGGCGACCTTCCGAAGGCAATTCTCGATTTTTCAAAGGCTCTCGAGCTTGACCCGGAAAACTCTGCCGCACGTGCCGGACTGGCACGGTCCGTCGCCGCCCTCGCCTCGAATAAGCCTGAAGAGCCAAAGCAGGCCGCACAGCCTGTAGAAGCCGCCGAAGAACCGAAGAAGGCCGAACCTGTAGCCGAAGCAAAGCCGCAGCCCGAGCAAGCGCAACCACCGGTCGAAGAGCCAGTGCAACGGCCTGAGTTTATCAATGTCGGCGTGCTTTCAAACGCGAACTCGATCAGGATGTCCATGCCTATTTATTCGCAGATCGCGAGGCGTTCGAACATCGAAGGCCGTGTTGTCGTAGAGGTCGAGATCGATGAGAATGGCGAGGTGATATCGGCAAAGGCCGTTTCCGGCCACCAGATGCTGAGAGACTCGGCCGAAGACGCCGCGAGGAAATCGAGGTTTCGCCCGTTCGAGTTTGATGGAACGCCGATAAAGGCAAAGGGCTCGATCAACTACAACTTCAGCCTAAAAGGCAGCGAGTAA